ttttctttatatatatatatatatatatatttatagagaataatttatatgaaaatagaattagtatgaaacaaaaatagtaattatGTGTGTTGGGTATCTAtttcaatcttgaaaatttataaatttatttcaaaacttatttcttATCCAAACTGATTCTTATGCTGATTTGTTTTCTGCATaaacattctttaaaaattttacatctattattcaaaaaggaaaaaggtaatatatatatatatagaatttaacCAACTATTATTTAAATGGATATTTAGAtgaatatgatttatattttagaattctaataagataaattttatttgaatgaatatattaattttgtttcGGTTACTTTATAATGTAAGGATCTAAATTTcagaaaaagataataattaattcatttttattcaaattatattttttagttctttatatatatatatatatatatatatatatatatatatatatagtaaaagtTTTGCAAcgtataaaattaaaattttgaaatcttgaatgtctaaaaattaagtttttgcaATCGGATATCTCAAAAATTCAGGtagtaaaattcaaaaattttaaaacatcacttcgTGTCAAGGTAATACCCCCCTTCCAACCAGACATAGTCTCCCTAAAACGCCAATTTTCTGGCAAAAACGGGTTTGAGGTCAAGGATTAAGACTAAAGACTCTagttttaaaacatgattttacacctccaattttctaaataacccgattttatttatttatttattattattattttttttttatttttttttattttatttatttatttatttttttttatgttgatgagaacattatataaaaaggatccatgtatattacatatattaacTAGTaaagaaaactttaaaaataattcaaataattttcatttccctACTTTACCTTTTTACCCCTTTTTACCCCCTAAGGGTAagaaaatacataataaatttaaatgaagGCAAAAATTTAACAGAAAATTCTTACCTTCTTATTGATTGCTGATGAATGTACAAGGCTGAAGATGAAgcttctttctttttacagGCAACTTTTTCACACTATTGCACACACACTTTTTCCACACCCCCTCGGGCACACTTCTATCACTAATTTATAGGCAAAGTATTTACAAGTGACAGGTGAGAATCCAGGTGAGAATTAATTTCAAGTGGTTGGATGGTAGGAAAAATATTTACGGTGTTCagaattttggtataaatacaAAGACTTTTAAGACATTTACTTTTGACTTTTGTTTATTCATCTTCATCCgttcttctcttccttcttgtctctttcttctctttttattacATGCATAATACGTGGCTTGTGGATGTTTTTACTGCTTCTGAACTTGTACTGCCACatttaatttttgtagttgAAGACGCATTTACTGCTTCAAATGTCGTTATTGCTGACATCATCCTTCCATTGCATTTTGTAGATTATGATAACTTTCATCGTCCAGGTTGTCCCAAAATAATGCGTCATCACTGAGGTAGGAAGATGGTTCTGGTATATCTACACTGAGTTCGGTTATAAAATCCTGTTCTTCAGAAGTAATAAAAGGTTTTGGAACAATAATGTGTTCTAAAGGTTCTACTCTCCATATAGACATGGTTTTTGTTTCGCCaatgagatgaaataatttattccgGGTTGGTCTAAGATCATAGATTTGAAATGCTCTAAAGCGAGTAAAAAATTCTGGAAATTCATCTGAACGGGTCATTTCCCATTctggttcttgttgagggataagtggttctttattatgttttatatatacatgGTGATAGGCTGGTACTACTGATCCATTGGGTTGAAATAAAGGTGGAatggtttcaaaagaaatatctatatatttttcggTTTTAAAAAGATAGgttaaaatatctttcaatttttctgGGAAATATTCAGGGATTTGAGATATATGGTTCATAAAaacattctttaaaattccCTGACCCATAAGTTGCGGtactaaatcaaaattttctttatttacaatAGACATATTTACATAACctaaatatataacaaagaaaaattcaggGTCGTGATATGCCATATACCCTGTTTTTATCCCGACATTTTTGGTTCTAAAATGTTTATACAaaagttcttgatttttaaatactttGTTATATTGATTTTGTAGGAAAAAGGTTTTGACAAAAGAGTAGTTATCAACTCCAATTATGTTTTTAACAACAAGCCTTTCATATTGTTCAGTCAGAAGAGctgatttcttaattaaactaattacttCAGGTTGACTGTTTGAACAGCTAGTTTGATTGGTTGACACTCTACTGGTTTTTAAATCTTCTATcagtttttcttgattttcttggattttgaggttttggaatttttgggtttctaaagCAATCAGTTGGTTTTGGAGGTTTTGTAAATGTTGGGCTAAAGCTGACACTGTTTTTCCATAAGCGTATTCTAAATTTTGGTTCGAAAAACTCTATGGTTTTAGAGACCAAAAATTATCTATAATAACCTTATGTTCTTCAAaaaggttttgagaaaataaagagttaaaccttAGATTTGGATTCAACACTTCGTTCAGACATATGGTTCCGTATTGAAAGGTTCTAGCTTTTGTGGGTTTTCTTTGAGCCATGTTCCTGTAATCATGAAATCAATCATTAgtattattaacattattaattatttgtctaCTTAACCAGTCTgctaatatattatcttttcctttaatatgttcaaatttaggtttaaaaccaattaaagagttttgaaactttatccatcttttggtggacagttttgaagaatttttgttttcaaagaattttttaatattctcacaatcggttcttaaagtaaattgttcttggttaaaaaataattgaaatttttctaagactaatattattgcttcaatttctaaatcTGTAGAACTAAGGTTCTTTTGATAATCATTAAAAGTTCCACTACAATATCTACAAAGCTTTTCTTCTCCTATATTAGTTACTGCTAAAAGTATACCTCCCCATCCTGTTTGACTAGCATCAGCTTGgactattttatattcattttctaaggGTAAATGTAAGGTTGGGAGATGTTTcacaagttcttttattttctgtataagtttaatatcttcttggttaaaatatctctgccctgtgttttttgttttactataaagGGGTCCAGCTAATCTGCTAAGGTATTTGATATATGGCCTagcataatttaataatcctaaaaaactttGAAGGGTTTTTAAATCTTCGAGTTTgtctagaaaattatttattttttgcactatatgttcttgtaattttatttgtccatcctctaattctaatcctaaaaattctattgagtcttaaataatttcaatttctttttacttactattaatccatgactaattaatttttcaaaaatcaattctaaATGGTTTATGTGTTCTTGAAGAGTATATGAAAAGacaagaatatcatcaatatatacaagaacaaaagaatattttccaaaaatattatccatcattCGTTGAAATATTTGAGGAGCATTTTTTAGTCCAAATGGCATTACAttccattcatataatccacaaggaCATGAAAACGCTGTCCATGGTTTACTATCCTCTTCTAATCTAATTTGTCAAAATCCACTTTTACAGTCTAActgagaaaaatatttacatccttgaatagaattaattaaagaatctttgtttggaattttataggcatcatcatatgtattatcattcaatcttttataattaataaccatcCTAGCTTTTCCTcgtttttcttcattatggttCCTAACTAAAAAAGCTGAGGATCTATGGGGACTAAAACTTGGTTTTATGAGGTTATTTTGTAACAgttcttctatttgaattttgaattcctttGTATCTATAAGATTGCATGCTATATCTGccgtttttattgttaaatctgggtttttaattggtattttataggttgtcttatttttattccaatgtttCTGTGGGTCTTCTCCTATAATTCCTATTTTTTCTGCTTCTAATATAAGGTTTTTAAATCTATTTGCATTTCTTAATTGTTCTGAGTAGTCATTAATTATGCTATCCTTTTGTGCCTCCACTTTGCTAATTTGATGAGAtgttatattatgatttttatttaatacattttccatgtttgtatAAACAATTGTTGTGGTTTTAGGATGAAAACTAACTTGGTTGTTTTGTATTGTTATCTCTCCTTgtaaagaatgtacaaaatttaaacctaaaataaaaggatataaacTTATAGTAGGTACAAGATAAGTTTGGGGCGATACTAAAgttatgttattaattataattggtACGTTTGAAATATACTTGGTTAgtattagtttttgttgattGTATTGGATTAACTCTACTGGTTGAACTAATGTTTGCTGATCTTCTTGAGGTACTAaggtttcaaataaaaggtttttactgGCTCCAGTATCTAACATTGCGTCTACCTTTAATtctatagtttttaatttaattgttgttggaaaaataatagatttaactttatttgcCATATTTACTTGTTCTATTGTTTGTATGGTTATTTTTTCAGGATTCATTGGTTCTTTTACAGGACTTTTTGGTTCTTCTGTGTCCTTAGGTTTTGAACaactatcttcttcttcttttgaaaattttcctttgattattttttgtaaatctttccatatattataaggttttattttactttctaaaggttgtacaaggtttctaaatttaaaagggttttctttgcttgattttcctctttttcaataatcatacaaatttcttctttttcattttcactatCTTCTATACTATATACACTcgaattttcactttcaaagtCTAATTCACTAATAAGTTCTTTTTCTTCACTATCTAGCTGATACtcatttattaggtttatttttacttgtgtttttctatttcgttcatttaatggttttttaagtTCAGGACATTCAGGTCTTATATGGCCTTCCTGACCACACAAATAACATTTACACTGTCTTTTTCTCTGTgaggttctttttctttttatccaataCTTTCCAGGTTTTTTATACCTTGTCTGATATGGTCGTTTTTTATAAAAGGTTCTtgactttcttcttaaaaatttattatatctcTTAGGTTTTCTAAACTTATATTCTCTGCATCCTATATCTAGATTTTCTCCTATATGTAATTTTCTACAAAGTTGTTGATTtatatcttgtttctttatCTGACATCTTTCTCCTATGCTTACACATTCTCtttctaaccaattttttacaaattctatTCTAGCACCTATATAAGGAGAGTTTTTATACTCGGAGGTTGTAAATTCATTCCATAGTCTAAGTCCTACGGgtccttgtatttttaatatatatttatttaaatattcaggGGTTCTGTCTACTCTAGCAAGGATtgcatatttcctaaatttttgttcatattctcttATATATGAAAGGTTACATAATTTCAATTGTTCTAACTTATGAAGGTATATTGCAGGttcctttacattttcttgtgttgttcctaaaaaataaagttttattagatttataaatacagatatgctaaaattatttctgacttcttgaaaataactgatgttttcttgttccatgtttctaaaaaattgtagTACAGTTCCTCTAAGGGtacttttacaaaattcataaatttcctGTTGGTTTTCAAAGGATACTACCACTCCTGCTGAATTTAAAGATTGCTCCTAATTTTCTATGGTTTTTCTAAGATCTTGCGCACTATCTATATCTTATATTGTTCCATATTCGTATACTGGTTGTAAAGAACTAGAAGGTTCTGTTTTAGTTTTCCATTAAGGTCCTTTTGGCTTGCTATACGgcttattatattttactatttcACTTTTTACATTTACagattctttttcttcatttattgtatttattgattcGTTTGAGATTATTTCTATGTTTTCATTAACTTTTGGTTGAatagtaaattgatttatcatttctatatctataagtttttttattaaattggttttatagAGTTGTTCTATTATTTGGTCATCTGTATAGTTGTTACACATTATATTAACAAAGTTTTCCTGATCTACTTGATCGTCTAGTAATGTTGGATTACTAAATTCCTCTAACATTATATTTACTAACTCTGAGTTTTTGTATAGGTTTTCTACTGTCTcaatgtttattaaaatatcttCTTGTATAACATTTACAGTTTCTATCTCACTATCTGACTCTACCTCTACATTTACAGTTTTATAATTTCCAAAGGTTATACTTCCACTTCCATCTTGGTTTTCATATAGGCTACTGGatgttgaatattttattattggtttatttatttgaggTAATTCCCACTCTCGTCCTAGTAAATAGTCTATATTTACAGGTTTTACTTCTATCATATTTACTGTCTTACTTCCAAAGGTTTTTACTATATCATCGAATTCCATCatacattttaaacttaaagcatTAGTAGTTTTTCCTATAAATCCTATAGCTATGCTAAGGTTTTTACTTCCTAATTCCATATCATAACCTTTAGTATTtacagttatttttattttttctgtgaaTTCCTTAAGATCTATACAAAATTGAGGTATACAACCAATAACTGCgtaattttggttcatattaaCTTCTGCACTAGCTAAAAGAGCTCGTCCTACTGTATTGTTTCTAGTATCTAATAGGTTAATATTTAtaagtgctccaatttctttacgATGAAGTCTTATTATTCCTATCAGAATTATTCCTAAGTGCATATATTtatcagttttattttttaataatttgtgttTTGTTTCTGGAGATACTAAAtctaaatatacaatatttcctattgaacttatagtgtgttaatttaaaaatctagttattttattattttgaactaattgttttttgtaagGTGTTACTTCTTTTACtgccttttttaatttttcttcaataaattcttttacaCTATCTCGAGGGTTTATTGCTTCTACTATTTCCATGGTTTTATTGCTAGATTTTTTGGTtcaaaaggatttatttttctttctattttaattattggtttttctcctaaattaaggttttcaaattgttttaaaagattatttaatttttgttcctatgatattactatatttctttgttctaaaagtttatctattttttggttaattttttctaaagtttcttttaaattttgttgttctaattttatttgttctatttcctttctaacaaatttttcttctctagctaATTGTTCTTTAATATAATCTAAGTTATTTCTTAACAAGTTATGGTTCTTAAAGTCTTCCAGCTTCTTTTCTAATTCCTAAGACTGTGTTTAGTTTTTCTACagattttatttgtcttttctggatttcttttaaaatatctatattattttggttttctttctgAATTTGTTCTTGTAGTACTtcgtttgttatttttaattgtgtctctactaaaaattttaactgCTTTACCTCTTGGGTTTGTAGATGAGGGTTCATtatctttaatatgttttaattagATGAGctagcatataaattatcaatataatattttacaatttctcTTCTAATTATGGTTTCTGTAGTAAAAAGTTCGTCAAAAGTTTCTTGTATAGCTACTTCgtattcattcaaatatttaagagaagttaagtttttaatatctatggttaaatcttttacaatagttcttaaattatgtaatttatcaCAACAGTTATTTTAATGGATATTTAGAtgaatatgatttatattttagaattctaataatataaattttatttgaacgaatatattaattttgtttaagtTGCTTTATAATGTAAGTATCTAAATTTcagaaaaagataataattaattcatttttttattcaaattatattttttagttctatatatatatagagagagagagagagaataatttatttgaaaatagaattagtatgaaacaaaaatagtaaGTATGTGTGTTGGGTATTtatttcaaaaaggaaaatggtaaattatatatatagaatttagccgactaattcaatttttcttgatgatatttttattaatatatgagAAATTCGTTTCTCTGTTAAATTGTTAAAGGACAAGTAgatttattttgaattcaagaattagtagaaaattttaaaagtcaatttaatttattttgaaataaaaagataaaagtcaaacaaatataataataatcttatttAACAAGAGGcacataataaattaaaaataaaaaattctaaaatatcttAAATCTTAAAACAACTTGATATGCATTTAattagtaaaaaagaaaaaaatacaaagaaagcAGTTCTAATGATTTTCTAATGATTTTCTCTCCAACTTTTCCTTCTCGTGAAATTATATTACATGATCATATTTAAGTgacaaaaattggttttcatATTTCTCCTTTAAATTCCTTTTTAATACTCCCTTATCTCCAAATATATGCACCATAATATTAATTAAGTTattacaaaaattccaaatttttataaaacatttttagaaaattctaTAATAGGAAGGTGAAATCCGAGTCTCTTTTTGGACTGTTGttcatcaaatttataaaatcaaattataaattaagtttgTTACCAAGAGGACAAAagcaaaaaaggaaattattatCGTCCGAATTTAATGGTGGAAACCCTTATATAGAAATTCATGGAAACCAGGAATTGGACCGCAACAAAGAGATGGAGGATCTGCTTCTCTTACCAAAAAAGAATTACAAGTAAGTTATTGCATGcatgtgtgtatatatagaGCCACGACATAGCCCTAACGTGTGTAGCTCTGAGAACCCTCCTCTTGCAACCATGGCGGCAAAACTACCGtctcttctcctcctcctcgtTCTCTTCCACAACTTGTCTGCCGTGTATTCAATTGGAGTCAACTACGGCACTGTCGCAGACAACCTGGCATCACCATCTGAAGTGGCGGCCTTTATCAAAGATAAAACCATCTTTGACAGAGTGAAGATCTTCGACACCAACCCCGATATCATCAACGCGTTCGCCAACACTGGCATTGGCTTGACTGTCACCGTCGTCAATTTGGATATCCCCAAACTCGTTCACCCCAACGAGGCTACTAACTGGGTCGCCACCAACATCGTCCCATTCtaccaaaaaaccaaaatcaacTACATCTGTGTTGGTAACGAGATCACCATGTCCGGCATTAGTGACCTCATCGTAAACCTCGTTCCGGCGATGAAGGCGATCCACGCGGCTCTACAAGCCGCTGGCATCAATGACATTAAGGTCACAACTCCTCACCCTTTCAGTATAATGGCCAGCTCCAGCCCACCCAGCTCTGGTAAATTTGCGATGGAATTCGAACAGAGCTTATTGATCCCGATGCTCCAATTTCACCGGGAAACCAACTCTCCGTTCACGGTGAACCCCTACCCCTACTTTGCATACTCTGGGGATCTCAGGAACTTCTTGTTGTTCGGTGAAAACGAGGGCGCACACGACCAGGCAACTGGGCTTACCTACACTAACATGTTCGATGCTATGGTCGACTCTGTTTACTCCGCCATGAAGAGCGCGGGTTTCGGCGACGTCAGCCTTGTTGTGGGCGAAACCGGGTGGTCGTCGGTGGGTGACCCCGGCAGAGGTATTGGGATGGAGGAAGCCAAACTTTATAACGCAAACCTCATCAAGCACATTACCTCCGGCAAAGGGACGCCACTGATGCCTGGAAAACCCTTGGAAACCTACATTTTCGCTTTGTTCAACGAGAACCAGAAACCGGGCCCTTCAGAGCAGAATTTTGGGCTGTTGAAACCCGACTTCAGTCCCGTCTACGAGTCGGGTTGTTTACGAGGAGGCCAGCAAGAGCAGGAATTTGAGACAGCCCAGGTGATTTTCAGTTGTAAAAATCCGTTCGCCTTGTGTATCATTACTTAATAAATGAATGGATTTTCATGAGGATTCAATTTGCTATGCAGCCTCTTGAAGGGGAGAAAACATGGTGCGTTCCTAAACGCGGCGCCCCCATTGCCTCGCTGCAGTTGAATTTAGACTTTGCATGCGCCACCGGTGTGGATTGCACAGCGATACAAAAGGGAGGGGATTGCTCCATCCCCTACAGCGTGTGGTCACATGCAAGCTACGCCATGAACAGTTACTATCAAAGCCATGGTCGCACCATGGAGAGCTGCGATTTCAAGAACACCGGAAGAGTCACCACTATCAACCCCAGTGAgtatttctctcttctttccaACCTCAAAATTGAAAACTTTAGTGTGTTTTGTGCCCACAATGACCTGAAATTGTGGTTTTCAACTTGGATTAATTGCAGGTTATGCACAGTGTATCTACCTTTCTTGAGAGGAAGAATTGGCGGCACTTAGGGTGGTGGCTACAAATAATTATCATGGTTGTCGGTTTCATGTCTCCCGTGTCGTGTAGAGTATTAATAAGTGGGTTGTGTATAGCCAATACTATTCAATAATTACCTAAATGCGGGGAGAATTGTGGATGATTTTAGATGTCCATCAATTGCAGTGCATGAAGTTATTTGAATGTCCTTCGATTCATCTATGATAAGGAATATACCTTACTTATTTCACTTgcgatttattttcttttccaatttcttcatttcttgAATATCTCATGGTAACGGTGCATAGTATCTCTActtcctaattagtataaattttttctaataaaaaatattatataaaatagtttttaagttatACATTATTAcaatattagattttcttaaaaaataagaaaagatagacataatgttttataaaataaaagtttttttaaaaacctaaaatgtttttaatttatttttaaatatattttaaaaatatttttcatgtctaatgttttat
The sequence above is drawn from the Vitis riparia cultivar Riparia Gloire de Montpellier isolate 1030 chromosome 6, EGFV_Vit.rip_1.0, whole genome shotgun sequence genome and encodes:
- the LOC117917067 gene encoding glucan endo-1,3-beta-glucosidase-like; the encoded protein is MAAKLPSLLLLLVLFHNLSAVYSIGVNYGTVADNLASPSEVAAFIKDKTIFDRVKIFDTNPDIINAFANTGIGLTVTVVNLDIPKLVHPNEATNWVATNIVPFYQKTKINYICVGNEITMSGISDLIVNLVPAMKAIHAALQAAGINDIKVTTPHPFSIMASSSPPSSGKFAMEFEQSLLIPMLQFHRETNSPFTVNPYPYFAYSGDLRNFLLFGENEGAHDQATGLTYTNMFDAMVDSVYSAMKSAGFGDVSLVVGETGWSSVGDPGRGIGMEEAKLYNANLIKHITSGKGTPLMPGKPLETYIFALFNENQKPGPSEQNFGLLKPDFSPVYESGCLRGGQQEQEFETAQPLEGEKTWCVPKRGAPIASLQLNLDFACATGVDCTAIQKGGDCSIPYSVWSHASYAMNSYYQSHGRTMESCDFKNTGRVTTINPSYAQCIYLS